Proteins encoded together in one Lathyrus oleraceus cultivar Zhongwan6 chromosome 5, CAAS_Psat_ZW6_1.0, whole genome shotgun sequence window:
- the LOC127079894 gene encoding uncharacterized mitochondrial protein AtMg00860-like, with protein MSFAVSNASGVFMEYMNRIFHTYLDRVVVVLIDDILIYFKSKEEHVEHLRVVLQVLKKKKKKLYAKFSKCEFWLKEVILLGHVISGGGIVVDPSKVDTVLQWESVIKIRSFWSLVGYYRRFIEGFSKLALSLTQLTYKGKSFVWDVHCENIFIELKKRLTATPILILLELNE; from the coding sequence ATGTCGTTCGCTGTTTCTAATGCAtctggagtatttatggagtacatgaatcgTATCTTTCATACTTACTTAGATCGTGTTGTTGTGGTATTGATTGATGACATTCTGATCTATTTTAAATCAaaagaagaacatgttgagcatttgcGAGTTGTATTACAAGtgttgaagaagaagaagaagaagcttTATGCTAAGTTTTCGAAGTGTGAATTCTGGTTGAAAGAGGTTATCTTGCTTGGTCATGTTATTTCAGGTGGTGGTATTGTTGTGGATCCATCCAAGGTAGATACAGTTCTACAATGGGAGTCGGTGATAAAGATTAGAAGCTTTTGGAGCTTGGTTGGTTATTACCGCAGGTTTATTGAAGGTTTTTCCAAATTGGCACTTTCGTTAACTCAATTGACCTACAAAGGTAAATCATTTGTGTGGGACGTTCATTGTGAGAACATTTTCATAGAGCTGAAGAAAAGGTTGACTGCAACTCCGATTTTGATTTTACTTGAACTGAATGAATAA